The sequence below is a genomic window from Henriciella marina DSM 19595.
TCGAAGCAGATATTTCCGGCCTCGACCTCTCGACGCCCGAGGGTTACGCCAAAGCAGAAAGCCGCATCAAGCGCGCAGCGGAACATGTTTGCCTTGCCCGCAGCGGCCCACAGCCGATCGCTATTCGCCGCGCCACTGCGATCTGTGTTGAAGCTGCCCAGAAGGACGCCATGGCGTCACTCCTTCCGAAGGCCGAGCGTGTAGCCCAGGCTGACAAGGTGACCGAAAGCTGATCGCCTGCACATAAGCCAATATAAGCGGCCGGTTCGAGAAGGACCGGCCGTTTGCTTTTGCGGCTAGCCCTGCGGCCGCTGGATTGGCAAGACGAAGCACGCCTCGCTAGAGAAGGCCGGGTGAAACACATCGCGATCATCGGGGCAGGGCCAGCGGGCCTCATGGCGGCGGAAGCTGCACTGGAGCAGGGCGCGCGCGTGTCGATCTATGACGCAATGCCGAGCGCGGCGCGCAAATTCCTGATGGCTGGCAAGAGCGGCCTCAATATTTCCCATTCCGAGGACGAGAAGCTTTTCAGGTCTCGCTATGGTGCGCCTGATGGGCGGCTGGCAGCGATGATAGAGGCGTTCGGTCCGGTCGATGTGGAGCGCTGGATGCGAGGCCTGGGGATCGAGACCTTCACGGGGAGCTCGGGACGGATCTTTCCGACCATGATGAAAGCGTCACCATTGCTCCGGGCCTGGCTCGTCCGGCTGCGTGAGGGCGGCGCGGAACTGCACACGCGCCAACGCTGGCAAGGATGGGAAGGCGAAGCGCTTTTGTTTGACACGCCGGAGGGCGTCCAACGCATCGGCGTCGATGCAACGGTTCTGGCGCTTGGTGGCGCAAGCTGGTCGAGGCTTGGCTCTGATGGAAAATGGGCCGGCCTGCTGGAGGCGCGGGGTGTCGAGATCGAACCATTTGCGCCATCCAATTGCGGCCTCCAGAGAGACTGGTCGGCGCGGCTGCTGGCGGCCCATGAGGGCGCGCCACTGAAAGGCGTGGCGCTGTCCGCAGGCGGGCAGACGGTGCAGGGCGATGTGGTGATCACGCGCAGCGGTATCGAGAGCGGGGCGATCTATCCGCTGTCTGCTGATCTGAGACGTCAGATTGCCGAGACGGGGCAGGCGGTCCTGAGCGTCGACCTTCTGCCGGATGTGACTGAGGAGACGCTGGCCGACCGGCTGGCAGCGGCGAACCAGAGAGACTCCATCTCCAACAGGCTGCGCAAGGCGGCGCGGCTCGACAGGACAAAAATCGCGTTGGTGAATGAGGTAACGCGGGGAGCACCGCCGAGGGACGCGGCTGCGCTGGCGGTGTTGCTGAAGGCATTGCCGCTGACCCTTGATGCCACGGCGCCGCTGGATGACGCGATCTCCACCGCCGGCGGGGTGTCTTGGGCCGCGCTGGATGAGCGGCTGATGCTGAAAGCGATCCCTGGAACGTATTGTGCCGGCGAGATGGTGGCCTGGGATGCGCCGACGGGCGGCTATCTGCTGACGGCGTGTCTTGCGATGGGCCGGGCAGCCGGAGAAGCTGCGGCGCGCTCCCTCTAAAAATTACAGGCTGGCTAAATTGAAGGCTGGATCGGGCCTTCGGCGCGTCCGTGGACGAACTGGTCGACGCGGTCATCACCTGAACGGTCGATCTCACCTGCCGGGCCGCGCCAGATGATCTTGCCCTCATAGAGCATGGCGATCTCGTCAGCGACCTTGCGGGCCGAGGCCATGTCATGCGTGATCGTGACGGCAGCCGCGCCAAGCGCTTTGACCTGTTCGATGATGAGGTCGTTGATTGCGTCGGCGGTGATCGGGTCGAGGCCGGTGGTCGGCTCATCGAAGAAGATGAGGTCCGGCTCGGTGATGATGGCGCGGGCGAGGGCGACGCGCTTTTGCATGCCGCCCGAGATTTCAGCGGGCGTCAGATCAGCGACAGACGCGCCGAGACGGACCTTTTTGAGGGTCGCTATCGCGCGCTCTTTCGCGTCCGAGCGCTTCATCTTGTCGGCATTGATCAGGCGGAAGGCGACATTTTCCCAGACGGTGAGCGAATCAAAAAGCGCGCCGGACTGGAAGAGCATGCCGACGCGTGCGCGCATCGCTTCGCGGTCCTTGCCCTGGTCATTCGTGACATCCTCGCCGTCGAACAGGATTTTTCCAGCATCGGGTGTCATCAGGCCAAGCGCGTTCTTGAGCATGACCGACTTGCCCGAGCCAGACCCGCCAAGCACGACGAGCGAGCGGCCGGGCGCGACATCGATATCGACCCCGCGCAGGACATCATTCGAGCCAAAGCTCTTCTTGACGCCTTTGAGTTCGAGAAGGGGCTGCGCCATCAAATGCCGATCCGCACGAAGAAAGTGGAGAGGATGTAGTTGGATGCCAGCACCAGCACGGCGGCGCCAACCATTGAAAGGGTTGCGGCGCGCCCGACACCGGTTGCGCCAGCTGATGATTTCGAGCCCTGATAACAACCCATCAGCGCAATCACCATGCCGAAGACAACCGCCTTGATGAGGCCGACGACAACATCATTCATTGTCAGGAAATCGACCGTGTTGCGCAGATAGGTCGTGGAGTCGAAGTCGAGTGCGTAGACGCTGACGAGCCAGCCGCCCATGACGCCGATAATGTCGGCGATTAGAACCAGGAATGGCAGGGTCAGCGCGGCAGCAAGGAAGCGCGGAGCATACAAGTAACGGAACGGATTGGCAGAGAGCGTCTTCAGCGCGTCGATCTGCTCGGTCACTTTCATGGCGCCAATCTCGGCGGCGATGCCCGCTGTGACGCGGCCAGCCAGCATCAGGCCGGTAATCGTGGCGCCAAGTTCACGTGTGATGCCGAGGACAACAATGTTGGGCACGAATTGCTCAGCGCCGAACCGGTTGCCGCCGGTATAGATGTTGAGGGCGAGCGCTGCGCCAATGAAGACCGCAGAGAGACCGACGACGGGCAGGGAGTAAAAACCGATTGCCACGATCTGTTTCCAGAGCTGGGCAAGGTTCCAGGGCGGGGTGAACGCGGCGAGAGCCGTGCGGCCCGTAAAGATCGAGAGGCGTCCGATCTCAGCAAAGAGGGCGAGCGTGCCACGGCCGGTCCAGGCAAGCGGGTTTGGAAACCCGCCGGATTTAGTCGTAGATGCGTCTGACACGATGGCCCAGTCCTGTTACGAGTTCATAGCCGACTGTGCCGGCGCGTGCGGCCTGCTCTTCGAGCAGCACCTCGGCTCCGATGAATTGGGCGAATGCTCCCGGCATTGCAAGGTCTTGTGCCTGCGTCACGTCGATCGTGATGAGGTCCATGGAGACGCGCCCGACGATCGGGCAGTGAATACCACCAAGCGAGGCCACGCCCTTATTGCTGGCCGAGCGCGGAAACCCGTCGCCATACCCCAGCGCCACCGTTGCCAGCATGCGGGGCGTTTCGACCTGGTAGGTCGCGCCGTAGCCGACCGTTTCGCTGGGCTGGACTGCCTGCACTGTCAGGATCGGCGCTTCGAGCGTCATGCCCGGCTTGAGGGTGACACCTTCGGGCGTGGGCGGCCCGCCGCCATATAGGCCGATGCCTGGCCGAACGACATCGAAGCCATAGGTGGCGCCCATGAAGCAGCCGCCTGTATTGGCAAAACTTTTTTGGGCCTCTGGAAAGCCGGATGCGGCCTCTGTGAAACGCTCAAGCTGCTGTGTGTTGATCGCGCGCGAACGGTCATCTGAATCGACCAGATGGGACATGATGTGGACCGGCGGATTGGCGGCCGTCAGGCTTTTCAGCGCCGCGAGATCTTCCAGCCGTACACCTAGGCGGTTCATGCCGGTGTCGATATGGACCGCATATTCCGGCGTGTCGCTGAGCCCGAGCCAGCCCTTGAGCGCGGGCAGGGCATTGATGACGGGGGTGATCTTGCTGGCGCGAACAAGCTCTGCATCTTCCGGTTCAGCGCCGTTGAATGCCATGATGATTGCATCTGGCCCGACGATGTCTCGAAGTTCTGCGCCTTCCTCGACATAGGCGACAAAGAAGGTGCGGCAGCCGGCCTCATGCAGGGCAAGCGCGACGGGGCCGACGCCATGTCCATAGGCGTTCGCCTTGACCACGGCGCCGGGTCTGGCCCCCGGTACAAGTGCGCCAATCGTGCGCCAGTTGGCGACGATATTATCTGTATGGATAAGGGCTTGCGGGCTGAGGCTCATTCAGGCGGCATAGTCCGCTGCGCTGCCTCGCTGCAAGCATCTTTACTCGTAATCGTCTTGCGGTTGCTGGCGCTTTAGATTGCCGAAGCGGGTGGTGTTGGCGTCGAAGGCGAGCGTGACCCGGCCAATCGGACCATGGCGCTGCTTGCCGATAATGACCTCAGCGGTGCCGAGCACTTCGTCCATGCGCTGGCGCCATTTGGTCCATTTTTCTGCCGATTGGGGGTCATCGCCGCCAGACTGGGGCTCTGTCCGCTCAAGGTAATAGGACTCGCGGTAGACGAACATGACGACGTCGGCATCCTGCTCGATGGAGCCGGACTCGCGAAGGTCGGAGAGCTGAGGACGTTTGTCTTCGCGCTGCTCGACCTGACGTGAGAGCTGTGAGAGGGCGATGACAGGAACGTTGAGCTCCTTTGCCAGCGCCTTGAGGCCCATGGTGATCTGCGTGATTTCCTGAACGCGCGAGTCGCTAGCCTTGCCGGTGGTGGAGGTCAGGAGCTGCAAATAGTCGATCACGACCATGTCGAGGCCGCTGGTGCGCTTCAGGCGGCGGGCACGCGCAGCGAGCTGGCTGATCGAGATGCCGCCCTGGTCATCGATATAGAGCGGCAGGTTCTGAAGCTCTTCGGTGGCCTGGCGGATCTTCTCGAAATCGCTGGCGTCGAGATCACCCTGACGGATGTGGTGGGCGTTGAGTCCGGTGCGGTCGGCGATGATCCGTGTGGCGAGCTGTTCGCACGACATCTCGAGCGAAAAGAAAGCAATTACAGCGCCTTCCACGGTTTTCTTCGAGCCGTCGGGCTGTGCTTCGCGTCGGCATTTCTGGGCGGCGTTGAAGGCAATGTTGGTGGCGAGCGTTGTCTTACCCATTGAGGGGCGACCGGCCAGAATGACGAGATCGGACTTGTGGAACCCGCCAAGCATGGTGTCGAGGTCATCAAGCTCCGAGGCGATGCCGGCAATCTTGCCATCCCGCTTGAATGCCGCCTCTGCCATGGCGAGCGATTCTTTGAGCGCAGTGGAAAAGGAGTGGAAGCCACGTCCCGACGAGCCACGGTCGGCGAGGTCGAAGAGCTGGCGTTCTGCAAGCTCGAGCTGTTTGTCGCCGTCTTCTTCAGGCGCTGGCTTGAAGGCGCGGTGCTGGACGGTCGCACCAATGTCGATCAGCTCGCGGCGCATCGCGAAGTCGCGGATCATGCGCGCATAGTCTGTGATCTCAGGGCCGAAGGCGGCGGAGTCCAGGAGTTCTGCCAGATATGACGCCCCGCCAATCTCCTGCAGCTTGTCGGCCTTCTCGAAATGCTCACGCAGGGTGATGCCATCGGCGACGCGGCCGCCCTGGATCATGGTGGCGCAAACCCCGAAGATTTCCTGATGGGGGATGGAGTAGAAATCGGTGGTGCGGAGGATGTCGGCAACGCGCTGGAACGCATTGTTGTCATAGAGGACGGCCCCTAGCACACCGGCTTCGGCAGAGAGGTTATGCGGCGCCTCGACCGTTGTCGGTGTATTGGACATATCGTTCATGGGAGACCACCTCCATCTTAACAGGTCGGTAACCTTATCGGTGGGCGGCGCGATATTTCAGACTTGACTTACAGTCTTTCGGGCGCCGTCCACAGGTGATGCGCGGTCTGTGGATATATCCCGATTCGCATGCGGGCATGTGCGCCAGAAAAAGGCCGCACCCCGTAGGATGCGGCCTGATCTAAATTCGCAAAACGTGAGAAGGATCTATTCCTCTTCAGGCGCTTCGCGGGTTTCTTCGTCGCGCTCGGCGGAAGCTTCTGCAAGCTCAGCGGCTTGTTCTGCGCTCGCGCCCTGCTGTTCGGCCTGGATCGTGTTGATCACATTCTCGCCTGCAGCCTGGCGTTCAGCTTCTTCCATCGAACGCGCAACGTTCACAGT
It includes:
- the alr gene encoding alanine racemase gives rise to the protein MSLSPQALIHTDNIVANWRTIGALVPGARPGAVVKANAYGHGVGPVALALHEAGCRTFFVAYVEEGAELRDIVGPDAIIMAFNGAEPEDAELVRASKITPVINALPALKGWLGLSDTPEYAVHIDTGMNRLGVRLEDLAALKSLTAANPPVHIMSHLVDSDDRSRAINTQQLERFTEAASGFPEAQKSFANTGGCFMGATYGFDVVRPGIGLYGGGPPTPEGVTLKPGMTLEAPILTVQAVQPSETVGYGATYQVETPRMLATVALGYGDGFPRSASNKGVASLGGIHCPIVGRVSMDLITIDVTQAQDLAMPGAFAQFIGAEVLLEEQAARAGTVGYELVTGLGHRVRRIYD
- a CDS encoding MlaE family ABC transporter permease, which encodes MSDASTTKSGGFPNPLAWTGRGTLALFAEIGRLSIFTGRTALAAFTPPWNLAQLWKQIVAIGFYSLPVVGLSAVFIGAALALNIYTGGNRFGAEQFVPNIVVLGITRELGATITGLMLAGRVTAGIAAEIGAMKVTEQIDALKTLSANPFRYLYAPRFLAAALTLPFLVLIADIIGVMGGWLVSVYALDFDSTTYLRNTVDFLTMNDVVVGLIKAVVFGMVIALMGCYQGSKSSAGATGVGRAATLSMVGAAVLVLASNYILSTFFVRIGI
- a CDS encoding UrcA family protein, whose product is MKTKTVITAIALTVCAGFAAPAFAGSAQGVKSVEADISGLDLSTPEGYAKAESRIKRAAEHVCLARSGPQPIAIRRATAICVEAAQKDAMASLLPKAERVAQADKVTES
- a CDS encoding TIGR03862 family flavoprotein — encoded protein: MKHIAIIGAGPAGLMAAEAALEQGARVSIYDAMPSAARKFLMAGKSGLNISHSEDEKLFRSRYGAPDGRLAAMIEAFGPVDVERWMRGLGIETFTGSSGRIFPTMMKASPLLRAWLVRLREGGAELHTRQRWQGWEGEALLFDTPEGVQRIGVDATVLALGGASWSRLGSDGKWAGLLEARGVEIEPFAPSNCGLQRDWSARLLAAHEGAPLKGVALSAGGQTVQGDVVITRSGIESGAIYPLSADLRRQIAETGQAVLSVDLLPDVTEETLADRLAAANQRDSISNRLRKAARLDRTKIALVNEVTRGAPPRDAAALAVLLKALPLTLDATAPLDDAISTAGGVSWAALDERLMLKAIPGTYCAGEMVAWDAPTGGYLLTACLAMGRAAGEAAARSL
- a CDS encoding replicative DNA helicase, giving the protein MNDMSNTPTTVEAPHNLSAEAGVLGAVLYDNNAFQRVADILRTTDFYSIPHQEIFGVCATMIQGGRVADGITLREHFEKADKLQEIGGASYLAELLDSAAFGPEITDYARMIRDFAMRRELIDIGATVQHRAFKPAPEEDGDKQLELAERQLFDLADRGSSGRGFHSFSTALKESLAMAEAAFKRDGKIAGIASELDDLDTMLGGFHKSDLVILAGRPSMGKTTLATNIAFNAAQKCRREAQPDGSKKTVEGAVIAFFSLEMSCEQLATRIIADRTGLNAHHIRQGDLDASDFEKIRQATEELQNLPLYIDDQGGISISQLAARARRLKRTSGLDMVVIDYLQLLTSTTGKASDSRVQEITQITMGLKALAKELNVPVIALSQLSRQVEQREDKRPQLSDLRESGSIEQDADVVMFVYRESYYLERTEPQSGGDDPQSAEKWTKWRQRMDEVLGTAEVIIGKQRHGPIGRVTLAFDANTTRFGNLKRQQPQDDYE
- a CDS encoding ABC transporter ATP-binding protein, yielding MAQPLLELKGVKKSFGSNDVLRGVDIDVAPGRSLVVLGGSGSGKSVMLKNALGLMTPDAGKILFDGEDVTNDQGKDREAMRARVGMLFQSGALFDSLTVWENVAFRLINADKMKRSDAKERAIATLKKVRLGASVADLTPAEISGGMQKRVALARAIITEPDLIFFDEPTTGLDPITADAINDLIIEQVKALGAAAVTITHDMASARKVADEIAMLYEGKIIWRGPAGEIDRSGDDRVDQFVHGRAEGPIQPSI